The Thiorhodovibrio litoralis genome includes a window with the following:
- a CDS encoding circularly permuted type 2 ATP-grasp protein — translation MSAIDPVTTLAPAPPFALVPSDENEPPALLDHYLPLPSSFDEMRAGDGSLRPHWQYLLESLRTLGPDNIAARSREARRLVRDNGVTYNIYGDPRGMSRPWELDPIPLLVRGEEWAELERGLIQRAELLNLILLDLHGPRQLVRKGLVPPELIDGFSGYLLPCVGTQVAENQPLVLYGADLTRDGEGRWHVLGDRAQSPSGAGYALENRVVLSRVLPSLFRDSHVHRLAGFFRAVRRALARLAPREPDEARIALMTPGPSNEAYFEHAYLANYLGYSLVQGGDLSVRDGALWLRTLGRLERIDALIRRVDDVWCDSLELREDSLLGVPGLLAAVRAGNLTVANALGSGVLEHPGLFGLLPGLCQHLLGEELLLPQTGTWWCGEPDNLERAIADLDRFTIKQTGGPIGGATGNIGGTKTWLPQQLAAPERDALIAAMRATPALFVAQDMVKPSTTPAYIDGRLQPRPFVLRSFLVADQEGYVVMPGGLSRVALNQSTPIVSHQLGGLGKDTWVLATEPERQETLIIAGERASPAIVHESEVSSRVADNLFWIGRYAERAEGLVRLLRVTLIKLGDRFIFQPEPNQSTCLRLLLQALTCQSQTYPGFVGEGAEERLAEPTEEMISLITDAERAGGLPQTLQALGTAAWSVRDRLSNDTWRVVNAVEKSRTALTKHQPQGLSGVLDVLDPLVTSLVAFAALTNENMNHNEGWHFLEAGRRIERGSDIAALLRATLVPVAGEPDETLTIEAVLGVTDSLITYRRRYRSGTRVGALLDLVFQDETNPRSLAFQLAKLQRLVYEMPRTQNQPQRSQAEKFIMRIVTDLRLAELDLLSQSSVTEEGEPPRREALDTMLSGIEDGLANLSDALTAQYFRHEEQPHYLLDARSGGLEPRDAGSHA, via the coding sequence ATGTCCGCCATTGATCCGGTGACCACGCTGGCCCCGGCGCCGCCTTTCGCGCTGGTGCCATCGGACGAGAACGAGCCGCCAGCGTTGCTCGACCATTATCTGCCGCTGCCGAGCAGCTTCGATGAGATGCGCGCGGGCGACGGCAGCCTGCGCCCGCATTGGCAATATTTGCTGGAATCCCTGCGCACGCTCGGGCCTGACAACATTGCTGCGCGCTCGCGCGAGGCACGCCGCTTGGTGCGCGATAACGGCGTCACCTACAACATTTATGGCGACCCGCGCGGCATGTCACGCCCGTGGGAGCTCGACCCGATCCCGCTGCTGGTGCGGGGCGAGGAGTGGGCCGAGCTCGAACGCGGACTGATTCAGCGCGCCGAACTGCTCAACCTGATCCTGCTCGACCTGCACGGCCCGCGCCAACTGGTGCGCAAAGGTCTGGTGCCGCCGGAGTTGATCGACGGTTTCAGCGGCTATCTGCTGCCCTGTGTCGGCACCCAGGTGGCCGAAAACCAGCCGCTGGTGCTCTATGGCGCCGATCTGACCCGCGACGGCGAAGGGCGTTGGCATGTGCTGGGCGACCGCGCCCAGAGCCCGTCCGGTGCCGGCTACGCACTTGAGAACCGCGTGGTGCTCTCGCGGGTGCTGCCGAGCTTGTTCCGCGACTCCCATGTCCATCGCCTCGCCGGCTTTTTCCGCGCGGTGCGGCGCGCCCTCGCCCGGCTCGCCCCGCGCGAGCCGGACGAGGCGCGCATCGCGCTGATGACCCCGGGACCGAGCAACGAGGCCTACTTCGAGCACGCTTATCTGGCCAATTATCTTGGCTATAGCCTGGTGCAGGGCGGCGATCTTTCGGTGCGTGATGGCGCGCTTTGGCTACGCACATTAGGGCGGCTCGAGCGCATTGATGCACTCATCCGGCGTGTCGATGACGTCTGGTGCGACTCGCTCGAACTGCGCGAGGACTCCCTGCTCGGCGTGCCTGGTTTGTTGGCGGCGGTGCGTGCCGGCAACCTGACGGTTGCCAACGCGCTCGGCAGCGGCGTGCTGGAGCATCCCGGTCTGTTCGGACTGCTGCCGGGCCTGTGTCAGCATCTCCTCGGTGAGGAATTGCTGCTACCGCAAACGGGCACCTGGTGGTGTGGCGAGCCGGACAATCTCGAGCGCGCCATTGCTGATCTCGACCGGTTCACCATCAAGCAGACCGGCGGCCCCATCGGCGGCGCCACCGGGAACATCGGCGGCACCAAGACCTGGCTGCCGCAGCAACTCGCAGCGCCCGAGCGCGATGCGCTGATCGCCGCCATGCGCGCCACTCCGGCCTTGTTCGTTGCCCAGGACATGGTCAAGCCATCAACCACGCCGGCCTACATCGACGGGCGCCTGCAGCCGCGGCCTTTTGTGCTGCGCAGCTTCCTGGTGGCCGATCAAGAAGGCTATGTCGTCATGCCCGGGGGCCTGAGCCGGGTCGCGCTCAACCAGAGCACGCCCATCGTCTCCCACCAACTCGGCGGCCTCGGCAAGGACACCTGGGTACTGGCGACCGAGCCGGAACGCCAGGAAACCCTGATCATCGCCGGCGAGCGTGCGTCGCCGGCGATCGTGCACGAAAGCGAAGTCTCAAGCCGCGTCGCCGACAATCTGTTTTGGATCGGCCGCTACGCCGAACGTGCCGAAGGGCTGGTGCGCCTGCTGCGCGTCACCCTGATTAAACTCGGCGACCGATTCATCTTCCAGCCCGAACCCAATCAATCCACCTGCCTGAGGCTGCTGCTGCAAGCGCTGACCTGCCAGAGCCAAACCTATCCCGGCTTTGTCGGCGAAGGTGCCGAGGAGCGACTGGCCGAGCCAACCGAAGAAATGATCTCGCTGATCACCGACGCCGAGCGCGCCGGGGGTCTGCCGCAAACCTTGCAGGCGCTTGGCACCGCCGCCTGGTCGGTACGCGACCGGCTCTCGAACGACACCTGGCGGGTGGTGAACGCCGTTGAGAAAAGCCGCACCGCGCTGACCAAGCATCAGCCCCAGGGACTGAGCGGGGTGCTGGATGTGCTGGACCCCTTGGTGACTTCGCTCGTTGCCTTTGCCGCGCTGACAAACGAGAACATGAATCACAACGAGGGCTGGCATTTCCTCGAGGCCGGGCGCCGCATTGAGCGCGGCAGCGACATCGCCGCCCTGCTGCGCGCCACCCTGGTGCCGGTCGCCGGCGAGCCCGATGAGACCCTGACGATTGAAGCCGTGCTCGGCGTCACCGACAGCCTGATCACCTACCGCCGCCGCTACCGCTCCGGCACCCGCGTTGGCGCCCTGCTGGACCTTGTCTTTCAGGACGAAACCAATCCGCGCTCGCTAGCCTTTCAGCTCGCAAAGCTGCAGCGACTGGTCTACGAAATGCCGCGCACGCAGAACCAGCCACAGCGCAGCCAGGCGGAAAAGTTCATCATGCGCATCGTCACCGATCTGCGGCTCGCCGAGCTCGATCTACTCAGTCAGTCCAGCGTTACCGAGGAAGGCGAGCCGCCCCGGCGCGAGGCGCTCGACACCATGCTAAGCGGCATCGAGGATGGACTCGCCAATCTGTCCGACGCCCTGACCGCCCAATACTTCCGCCACGAAGAACAACCGCATTATCTGCTCGACGCCCGCAGCGGCGGTCTCGAGCCACGCGATGCCGGGAGCCACGCATGA
- a CDS encoding transglutaminase family protein translates to MKYRVSHVTRYAYAGPVSLCHSVAHLKPRPMPHQRVINASLRVTPWPSVTREHQDFFGNRVSYFSLQQSHSMLEISAISEVEVEVPQVPAPDADPPWESAREQLRAGTDADHLAARAFALPSPAIPPISEAVEFAQSSFSPGRPLIEAARDLMQRIDDEFEYDPSFTTVATPISEVLEHRRGVCQDFAHLGIAALRGLGLAARYVSGYLETLPPPDKPKLRGADASHAWFAIFAPGHGWIDFDPTNNCLIGEQHITTAIGRDYQDVTPVRGVFYGGGEHELKVSVDVDRIQPTESVA, encoded by the coding sequence ATGAAATATCGCGTCAGCCATGTCACCCGTTATGCCTACGCCGGCCCCGTCTCGCTCTGTCACAGCGTGGCGCACCTCAAACCCCGACCCATGCCGCATCAGCGTGTCATCAACGCCAGCCTGCGGGTAACCCCATGGCCATCGGTCACGCGCGAGCATCAGGACTTCTTCGGCAACCGGGTGAGCTATTTCTCGCTGCAGCAGTCGCATTCCATGCTCGAGATCAGCGCCATCAGCGAGGTGGAGGTTGAGGTCCCGCAAGTGCCCGCGCCCGATGCCGACCCACCCTGGGAGAGCGCCCGCGAGCAGTTGCGTGCCGGCACCGATGCAGATCATCTCGCCGCGCGCGCCTTTGCCCTGCCCTCCCCGGCCATCCCACCGATTTCAGAGGCGGTAGAGTTCGCGCAAAGCAGCTTCTCGCCCGGGCGCCCGCTGATTGAGGCCGCGCGCGACCTGATGCAGCGCATCGATGACGAGTTCGAATACGACCCGAGCTTTACCACGGTTGCCACCCCGATCAGCGAGGTGCTCGAACATCGCCGCGGTGTTTGTCAGGACTTCGCGCATCTCGGCATCGCCGCCCTGCGCGGGTTGGGTCTGGCCGCGCGCTACGTCAGCGGCTACCTCGAAACCCTGCCGCCGCCCGACAAACCCAAGCTGCGCGGTGCCGATGCCTCCCATGCCTGGTTTGCGATCTTCGCCCCAGGCCACGGGTGGATCGACTTCGACCCAACAAACAACTGCCTGATTGGTGAGCAGCACATCACCACCGCCATCGGCCGCGACTACCAGGACGTCACCCCGGTGCGCGGCGTCTTCTACGGCGGCGGTGAGCACGAACTCAAGGTTTCCGTCGATGTCGACCGCATCCAACCCACTGAAAGCGTCGCCTGA
- a CDS encoding acyl-CoA thioesterase, producing MPASRDNPTTPLGASETSKATHFTQGQSPALFEYSFRIALHDVDAAGLIFFGNLFRHLHDAYECWMETLGFPIDALIRQGEILLPLIHAEADYRAPMRHGARIRIQLGLDQLAATRFTLTYRCLNQDNTLAATALTRHCCIDPERHKPTPIPGNLAKALVSGVLVSGVNEGA from the coding sequence ATGCCGGCATCCAGGGACAATCCAACCACGCCACTCGGCGCGTCGGAGACATCCAAGGCAACCCATTTCACCCAGGGGCAATCACCCGCGCTGTTCGAATACAGTTTTCGCATCGCCCTGCACGATGTCGATGCCGCCGGGCTGATTTTCTTCGGCAATCTGTTTCGCCACCTGCACGACGCCTACGAATGTTGGATGGAAACGCTCGGCTTCCCGATCGACGCGCTTATCCGCCAGGGCGAGATCCTGCTGCCGCTCATCCATGCCGAGGCCGACTACCGCGCCCCAATGCGCCATGGAGCGCGGATTCGCATCCAACTTGGGCTCGATCAGCTTGCGGCCACCCGTTTCACCCTCACCTATCGATGTCTAAACCAAGACAACACCTTGGCCGCCACAGCACTGACACGACACTGCTGTATTGACCCTGAGCGTCACAAACCCACGCCAATACCGGGCAACCTTGCCAAGGCGCTGGTGTCAGGGGTACTGGTGTCAGGGGTAAACGAGGGCGCATGA
- the msrB gene encoding peptide-methionine (R)-S-oxide reductase MsrB, with product MTERIEKSEEQWQQELTPEQFRVCRQQGTEPAFTGAYWDHKGAGRYACVACGAPLFDSAHKFDSGTGWPSYFDAIDADAVACEEDHRHGMVRTEVHCRQCGSHLGHLFPDGPKPTGLRYCINSVSLRFEPAGSASSD from the coding sequence ATGACTGAGCGAATTGAAAAATCCGAGGAGCAATGGCAGCAGGAACTCACGCCAGAGCAATTCCGGGTATGCCGACAGCAGGGGACGGAACCGGCCTTTACCGGTGCCTACTGGGACCATAAGGGCGCCGGGCGCTATGCCTGCGTGGCCTGTGGCGCGCCCCTGTTCGACTCCGCGCACAAGTTCGACTCCGGCACCGGCTGGCCGAGCTATTTTGACGCCATTGATGCGGATGCTGTCGCCTGCGAGGAAGACCATCGCCATGGGATGGTTCGCACCGAGGTGCATTGCCGCCAATGTGGCTCACATCTCGGCCATTTGTTTCCGGACGGCCCAAAACCGACCGGACTGCGTTACTGCATCAATTCGGTGTCTCTGCGCTTTGAGCCTGCCGGGTCCGCCAGCAGCGATTAG
- a CDS encoding type IV pilus twitching motility protein PilT, producing the protein MDIAELLAFSVKNKASDLHLSAGLPPMIRVDGDMRRINVAPLEHRAVHALVYDIMNDKQRKDYEEFLETDFSFEIPGVARFRVNAYNQKRGAAAVFRTIPSEVLTLEQLDAPQIFRDIVEVPRGLVLVTGPTGSGKSTTLAAMIDFLNKNRYEHILTIEDPIEFVHTSKRCLINQREVHRDTLGFSEALRSALRQDPDIILVGEMRDLETIRLALTAAETGHLVFGTLHTSSAAKTIDRIVDVFPAAEKTMVRSMLSESLRSVISQTLLKRPNGGRIAAHEIMIGTPAIRNLIREDKVAQMYSSIQTGQAHGMQTLDQCLQELVRKGLIKKHDARAKAMNKETFN; encoded by the coding sequence ATGGACATTGCCGAGCTTCTGGCCTTTAGCGTAAAAAACAAAGCTTCAGACTTACACTTGTCCGCCGGTCTCCCGCCGATGATCCGCGTCGATGGCGACATGCGCCGCATCAATGTGGCGCCGCTTGAGCATCGTGCCGTGCATGCGCTGGTCTACGACATCATGAACGACAAGCAGCGCAAGGACTACGAGGAGTTCTTGGAGACAGACTTTTCGTTCGAGATTCCTGGCGTGGCGCGCTTCCGTGTCAATGCCTACAACCAAAAGCGCGGCGCGGCAGCCGTTTTCCGTACCATCCCGTCCGAGGTGCTCACGCTTGAGCAACTCGACGCGCCGCAGATTTTCAGGGATATCGTCGAAGTGCCGCGCGGCCTGGTGCTGGTGACGGGCCCCACCGGCTCGGGCAAGTCCACCACGCTGGCGGCGATGATCGACTTCCTGAACAAAAACCGCTACGAGCATATCCTCACCATTGAGGACCCGATCGAGTTCGTGCATACCAGCAAACGCTGCCTGATCAACCAGCGCGAGGTGCATCGCGATACCCTGGGCTTCAGCGAGGCGCTGCGCTCGGCCTTGCGTCAGGACCCGGATATCATTCTGGTCGGTGAGATGCGCGACCTGGAAACCATCCGCCTAGCGCTGACCGCCGCCGAGACCGGCCATCTGGTGTTCGGTACACTGCACACCAGCTCAGCCGCCAAGACCATCGACCGTATCGTCGATGTGTTCCCCGCCGCCGAGAAGACCATGGTGCGGTCCATGCTGTCTGAGTCCCTGCGCTCGGTCATCTCCCAGACCCTGCTTAAAAGACCAAACGGCGGGCGGATTGCCGCGCATGAGATCATGATCGGCACCCCGGCCATTCGCAATCTGATCCGCGAGGATAAGGTCGCGCAGATGTATTCGTCCATTCAGACCGGCCAGGCCCATGGCATGCAGACGCTCGATCAATGCCTGCAAGAGCTCGTGCGCAAGGGCTTGATCAAAAAGCACGATGCGCGCGCCAAGGCGATGAACAAGGAGACCTTCAACTAA
- the purE gene encoding 5-(carboxyamino)imidazole ribonucleotide mutase, which translates to MSAGNRNPKARVGIIMGSDSDLPVMQAAADLLDEFAIAFELTIVSAHRTPKRLFDYATTASARGLEVIIAGAGGAAHLPGMTAAMTALPVIGVPVKTSALSGQDSLLSIVQMPAGVPVATVAINGARNAGLLAAKMLGIADLGIRAQVEQFAARMEQQVLAKAAALEEGRPNIAS; encoded by the coding sequence ATGAGCGCCGGCAACAGAAATCCCAAAGCCCGAGTCGGAATCATTATGGGCAGTGACTCGGACCTGCCCGTCATGCAGGCCGCCGCGGACCTGCTTGATGAATTCGCCATTGCATTTGAGCTAACGATTGTCTCCGCGCACCGCACGCCTAAGCGCTTGTTCGACTACGCCACCACGGCCAGCGCGCGCGGGCTTGAGGTGATCATCGCCGGTGCCGGCGGCGCGGCCCACCTGCCGGGTATGACGGCGGCCATGACAGCGCTGCCAGTCATCGGCGTGCCAGTCAAAACCTCGGCCCTCAGCGGGCAGGACTCGCTTTTGTCCATTGTGCAAATGCCCGCCGGCGTGCCAGTGGCCACTGTCGCCATCAATGGCGCGCGCAATGCCGGTCTGTTGGCGGCGAAAATGCTTGGTATCGCTGATCTTGGAATACGTGCGCAGGTGGAACAGTTCGCCGCACGCATGGAGCAGCAAGTGCTCGCCAAGGCAGCCGCGCTTGAGGAAGGCAGGCCCAATATCGCAAGCTGA
- a CDS encoding 5-(carboxyamino)imidazole ribonucleotide synthase yields MTMREEQDCFPYPVARIGIIGGGQLGRMMVKAAKQIGCTCTVLDPTPNSPAGQVSGHQIVANYQDAAALRELAESSDFTTFDLEDIDSAILDELSREGRPIFPHPRLLAVVQDKLRQKEALAGAGVPVAEFRAMPEPDANLCAAFGYPLVQKARRGGYDGRGVAVLRGPEDFSHHLPVPSLIERFVRAAKELAVMVARGRDGDCRCYPVVEMRVCPEQNILDWLLAPARIDAETAAAAERLAVKTVEALDGVGIFGIEMFLTTHGELLVNEVAPRTHNSGHYTIEACVTDQFEQHLRAIAGLPLGATDLMRPAAMVNLLGAPGHHGRPVIKGLRAALAIPGVSVHIYGKAATRPYRKMGHVTVLDADLDQARIKAEQVRELIEITGEDHP; encoded by the coding sequence ATGACGATGCGTGAGGAACAGGACTGCTTTCCCTACCCGGTTGCGCGCATCGGTATCATCGGTGGCGGGCAGCTCGGGCGCATGATGGTGAAGGCGGCCAAGCAGATTGGCTGCACCTGCACGGTGCTCGATCCAACACCCAATTCTCCCGCCGGTCAGGTCTCCGGCCATCAGATTGTCGCTAATTATCAGGATGCGGCCGCGCTGCGGGAGCTGGCCGAGTCCAGTGATTTCACCACCTTCGATCTCGAGGACATCGACAGCGCCATTCTGGACGAACTCAGCCGCGAAGGGCGGCCGATTTTTCCGCATCCGCGGCTGCTTGCCGTGGTGCAGGACAAGCTGCGGCAGAAAGAGGCGCTGGCGGGCGCTGGCGTGCCGGTGGCCGAGTTTCGCGCCATGCCGGAGCCAGATGCCAATCTGTGCGCGGCCTTCGGTTATCCGCTGGTGCAAAAGGCCAGACGCGGCGGCTATGACGGGCGCGGCGTGGCGGTGCTGCGTGGGCCTGAGGATTTCAGCCACCATCTGCCGGTGCCATCGCTGATCGAGCGCTTTGTGCGGGCGGCCAAGGAGCTCGCTGTCATGGTCGCGCGCGGTCGCGATGGCGACTGCCGCTGCTACCCGGTGGTGGAAATGCGGGTGTGCCCGGAGCAGAATATCCTCGATTGGTTGCTGGCCCCAGCGCGCATCGATGCCGAGACAGCCGCAGCGGCCGAGCGACTCGCAGTCAAGACCGTCGAGGCGCTCGACGGCGTGGGCATTTTCGGCATCGAGATGTTTCTGACAACGCACGGGGAGCTTTTGGTCAACGAGGTGGCACCCCGTACCCATAACTCCGGACATTACACCATCGAGGCTTGCGTAACCGATCAATTCGAGCAGCATCTGCGCGCCATCGCCGGTTTGCCACTCGGCGCAACCGACCTGATGCGCCCGGCTGCCATGGTGAATCTGCTCGGCGCGCCCGGTCACCACGGGCGCCCGGTTATTAAGGGACTGCGCGCGGCGCTGGCCATTCCTGGCGTGTCGGTGCATATTTACGGCAAAGCGGCAACGCGCCCCTATCGCAAGATGGGCCATGTGACCGTACTTGATGCCGATCTCGACCAGGCGCGGATCAAGGCCGAGCAGGTGCGCGAGTTGATCGAGATTACCGGGGAGGATCATCCATGA
- a CDS encoding LysR family transcriptional regulator yields the protein MPRKIVIKGALSDQGLGSSGADYLVRHCTLRQLQLLEAIVRLGSFTRAAEELFLTQPTVSMQIKKLSESIGTPLFHHVGRNVEPTDAGREVYAACRGILNGLANLETKLADLKGLRRGRLRLGVITTATYVAPEILGAFCQRYTGIDVSLNVTNRDQLLERLSAQDDDLYVMGQHHDLGHEVDAVPFAPNPLVMIARSDHPLVGQSNIPMSRLADENILLREPGSGVRDAVLRHFAAAGVEPRVRMQLGSSETIKHAILGGLGISALSLHSVRLESGGGRFAVLDVEGFPIRRRWHIVYSSARELSLVARTFLDFAIASEPDIRAQLNEAMNALISVSGLANDDA from the coding sequence ATGCCGCGAAAAATCGTGATCAAGGGCGCGCTGTCCGATCAAGGTCTGGGCAGCTCGGGCGCGGATTATCTGGTCCGTCACTGCACGCTGCGCCAGCTCCAGCTGCTGGAAGCCATTGTGCGGCTCGGCAGTTTTACCCGCGCGGCCGAGGAGCTCTTCCTGACCCAGCCGACGGTCTCAATGCAGATCAAGAAGCTATCGGAGTCTATCGGCACACCGCTGTTTCATCATGTCGGGCGCAACGTTGAGCCCACCGATGCCGGGCGCGAGGTGTATGCCGCCTGTCGAGGAATACTCAATGGTCTCGCCAATCTTGAGACCAAGCTCGCCGACCTGAAGGGCCTGCGCCGCGGGCGCCTGCGTCTTGGCGTGATTACCACGGCCACCTATGTCGCACCGGAAATTCTTGGCGCCTTCTGTCAGCGTTACACCGGCATTGATGTGTCGTTGAATGTGACCAATCGCGACCAGCTGCTCGAGCGGCTGTCGGCGCAGGATGATGACCTCTATGTGATGGGGCAGCATCACGACCTTGGCCATGAGGTCGATGCCGTGCCCTTTGCCCCCAATCCGCTGGTGATGATCGCGCGCAGCGACCATCCGCTGGTCGGACAGTCGAACATTCCGATGAGCCGCCTGGCCGATGAGAATATCCTGTTGCGCGAGCCAGGTTCCGGTGTGCGCGACGCGGTGCTCAGGCATTTCGCCGCCGCCGGAGTCGAGCCCCGGGTGCGAATGCAGCTTGGCAGCAGCGAGACCATCAAGCATGCGATCCTCGGCGGTTTGGGGATCTCGGCGCTGTCCCTGCACTCGGTGCGGCTCGAAAGCGGCGGCGGGCGCTTCGCGGTGCTTGATGTTGAGGGCTTTCCCATTCGCAGGCGCTGGCACATCGTCTACTCCAGCGCGCGCGAATTATCTCTGGTAGCGCGCACCTTCCTTGATTTTGCCATTGCCAGCGAGCCCGACATCCGTGCTCAGCTCAATGAGGCAATGAACGCACTGATATCGGTTTCGGGCTTGGCCAATGACGATGCGTGA
- a CDS encoding 4a-hydroxytetrahydrobiopterin dehydratase, translating into MSAPTSETTSGDNASGENETGAALQGASAEAPGRQAWTRQERPLRLERRLEFPDYEVTRVFLERSGALSEEMDIFPNLSFGRTYVNLTLFADDESGELTEQALTFAERVDRLLDAEPIAPS; encoded by the coding sequence ATGAGCGCGCCTACTTCTGAGACTACATCCGGTGACAATGCATCCGGTGAGAATGAAACGGGGGCCGCATTGCAGGGCGCATCAGCCGAGGCACCTGGCCGCCAAGCATGGACCCGGCAGGAACGCCCGCTGCGACTGGAGCGGCGTCTGGAGTTTCCGGACTACGAAGTTACCCGGGTCTTTCTGGAACGCTCGGGAGCCTTGTCTGAGGAGATGGACATCTTCCCAAATCTCAGCTTTGGCCGTACCTACGTTAATCTGACGCTGTTCGCGGATGATGAGTCAGGCGAGCTCACCGAGCAAGCGCTGACCTTTGCCGAACGTGTGGATCGACTGCTTGATGCCGAGCCGATCGCTCCGAGTTGA
- a CDS encoding ferritin-like domain-containing protein produces the protein MMQQQRVHPRTLGYLGRALSLEYSAVQQYMTQAAMAEAWGLREAADRFRTETVEEMRHAERIVKRMLGVGVVPNASQLRPVAVADSLVGLLRQDAVLEAEIVALYDEATRFCHSIGEVENAEFFQGLLNDEVAHADEVNSWLKDLGTGQAKGWDERAYF, from the coding sequence ATGATGCAACAGCAACGGGTTCACCCCCGCACTCTCGGGTATCTCGGGCGCGCACTCAGCCTGGAATACTCGGCCGTGCAACAATACATGACTCAGGCTGCGATGGCGGAAGCCTGGGGCCTGCGTGAGGCGGCGGATCGGTTTCGCACCGAGACGGTTGAGGAAATGCGCCATGCCGAACGTATCGTCAAGCGCATGCTCGGCGTTGGCGTTGTTCCCAATGCGTCGCAATTGCGCCCGGTGGCCGTGGCGGATAGCCTGGTCGGGCTGCTGCGGCAGGATGCCGTGCTCGAAGCGGAGATTGTCGCACTCTATGATGAGGCCACCCGGTTTTGTCACAGCATCGGCGAAGTCGAGAATGCCGAGTTCTTCCAGGGACTGCTAAACGACGAGGTTGCACACGCCGATGAGGTCAATAGCTGGCTGAAAGACCTGGGCACGGGGCAGGCAAAGGGATGGGATGAGCGCGCCTACTTCTGA
- a CDS encoding BMC domain-containing protein, with protein MANETMGIALGMIETRGLVPAIEAADAMTKAAEVRLIGREFVGGGYVTVLVRGETGAVNAAVRAGADACERVGDGLVAAHIIARPHREVEPVLPTGGPAA; from the coding sequence ATGGCGAACGAAACCATGGGTATTGCTCTTGGCATGATCGAAACGCGCGGTCTGGTACCGGCAATCGAGGCGGCGGATGCGATGACGAAAGCGGCGGAAGTGCGTCTGATCGGTCGCGAATTCGTCGGCGGCGGCTATGTTACCGTCCTGGTGCGGGGCGAGACCGGTGCCGTCAACGCAGCCGTGCGTGCCGGCGCTGATGCCTGCGAGCGAGTCGGTGACGGCTTGGTTGCCGCGCACATCATCGCGCGTCCGCATCGCGAGGTTGAGCCTGTGCTGCCGACTGGCGGTCCTGCTGCCTAA
- a CDS encoding BMC domain-containing protein, whose product MAGENYGIALGMIETRGLVPAIEAADAMTKAAEVRLVGREFVGGGYVTVLVRGETGAVNAAVRAGADACERVGDGLVAAHIIARPHPEVESVLEASGQQRR is encoded by the coding sequence ATGGCAGGCGAGAACTACGGTATCGCGCTGGGTATGATCGAGACCCGTGGTCTCGTGCCAGCGATCGAAGCGGCCGATGCAATGACCAAGGCCGCCGAGGTGCGGTTGGTCGGGCGTGAGTTTGTGGGTGGCGGCTATGTCACTGTGTTGGTGCGCGGCGAGACAGGTGCCGTGAACGCTGCCGTACGTGCCGGGGCCGATGCCTGCGAGCGCGTGGGCGATGGTCTGGTGGCCGCGCATATCATCGCGCGTCCGCACCCCGAGGTGGAGTCAGTTCTGGAGGCCAGCGGTCAGCAAAGGCGCTAA
- a CDS encoding carboxysome peptide B — protein MDIFQVVDTLVCTLRVSGLDHCSLRVLRDAKGKLQVATDPVGVRPGNWVFTVNGSAGRYAMGDPKVLTDLTIGGIIDDWESEAIATAAAAAAAPQTR, from the coding sequence ATGGATATTTTTCAAGTCGTCGACACCCTGGTTTGCACGCTGCGGGTGTCAGGACTGGATCATTGCAGTCTGCGGGTGCTGCGGGATGCGAAGGGTAAATTGCAGGTTGCGACCGACCCCGTCGGGGTGCGGCCTGGCAACTGGGTTTTTACGGTGAACGGATCGGCCGGGCGTTATGCGATGGGAGATCCGAAAGTTCTGACCGATCTGACCATCGGCGGAATCATTGATGATTGGGAGAGCGAAGCGATCGCAACAGCAGCGGCCGCGGCCGCAGCGCCCCAAACGCGCTAA
- a CDS encoding carboxysome peptide A — MKICKVLKPLVSTNRIAGFEHKHLQVVLDGSSKMVAVDAVGAKPDDWVICVGSSAAREAAGSKEYPSDLTIVGIIDDWNPES, encoded by the coding sequence ATGAAAATTTGCAAGGTGCTCAAGCCACTGGTGTCGACTAACCGCATCGCCGGGTTTGAGCACAAGCATCTGCAGGTGGTGCTGGACGGCAGCAGCAAAATGGTGGCGGTCGATGCCGTTGGGGCGAAACCGGACGATTGGGTGATCTGCGTGGGCAGCTCGGCGGCGCGCGAGGCCGCTGGCAGCAAGGAGTACCCGAGCGATCTGACCATCGTCGGCATTATCGACGACTGGAATCCGGAGAGCTGA